A region from the Bombyx mori chromosome 15, ASM3026992v2 genome encodes:
- the LOC119629606 gene encoding uncharacterized protein LOC119629606 — protein MHTHTTHTRPTVSTQTITSAQHENHNPNTPILLPTVTLEIADVHGQFQRARALLDCGSMVTLITQRIARTLQLPLKNTSLQISGVGNQHTQYSKASIKIVCRPTHSETPTITATAHILKHVTGYLPLGKVQDISHMVDQSTIPLADQGYHTPAPIDLLLGSDILGQVLDGTKVSLGPGRPIAFGTIFDFALLGPIHDLYTAPVSKTESAHIVSAQPELEVSTHDIRKSLEKFWESEEPQLHVETTPLQDQCEEIFRTTTTRKPSGQYTVTLPFLHNMPELGSTHAIALRRFLNLEKKLQADPYLRVKYIDFMADYQKLGHMSPCHPSTFAHKPHFYIPHHGIFKSGSDKLRTVFDGSCKSSNGVSLNDCLHTGPALQQDIVDIILSFRTHPVVFSTDICMMFRNILIHPDQRRYQLILWRSSPDQPLLTYALNTVTYGLRSSPYHAIRTLIQLADDEGHRYPAAAQVLRKSIFVDDILTGHDSVVKAQALQNDLINLLALGGFQLSKWTSNCPQLLERFPDDQCDMPKNFDISPDSNSIKVLGIQWIPQSDELTYRISLPSIKQITKRSILSTVASLYDPNGWVTPVIFRAKLLLQKLWLLKLEWDEHTPVEVQTEWNRISQDLPQLSTLRLPRLICTNKFKSTYSLHGFADASEAGFAAVIYLHELDEHRCVNVYLVIAKSRVAPVKNRLTIPKMELSAASLLTQLMIRVSTQLLSHITIKQHICWSDSTIVLAWLNTPPHRLQVFEANRVAKITSNPITSTWKHVPTNLNPADCASRGMSAQSLSAHDLWWSPSWLKEPPDTWPKMPPALGHHALPGLKPKKVPAHIAVPDLDLDLLTRFSSLDKLVGVTACIKRFIFNCRHNSTDRRSGPLTVGERRDALLFWVRSVQHNEFAEDIYRLQAGKICTVRLQRLSPLMKDDLLRVGGRLTHAPIRYDAQHPLVLPSSSPLVDLIVDHYHRINCHPGADTLHAILRQQFWILSARRVIRHRVYKCIRCFRYRAQARAPLMADLPADRVTPQPVFSQVSTDFAGPFLIKSSTLRNAKLMKAYFCVFVCLSTKAVHLELVSSLSTEAFLAAMQRFVSRRGTPTLIRSDCGTNYVGAKNHLIEVQDFLAQNNDTITHRLANQHITWLLQPPTGPWFGGLHEIAVKSTKKLLYHVIGEQHLTFEEFSTLLTRVEAVLNSRPLCPLSSDPSDFEPLTAGHFLIGRPLTALPEPSFDDRPLSALKRFQLIQALSQRFWTLWTKSCLHTLQTRSKWLSTSSPPHVGELVLIKEDNQPPLQWKLGRIIRTLPGKDGVIRVVDLDTKHGSLRRPVFKLARLPLDSAHEEVQPRPPQDVRATARRS, from the coding sequence ATGCACACCCATACAACACACACTCGTCCCACGGTATCAACACAAACCATAACTTCAGCACAACATGAAAACCACAACCCTAATACACCCATATTATTGCCTACTGTCACCTTAGAAATAGCAGATGTTCATGGTCAATTTCAAAGAGCACGAGCCCTATTGGATTGTGGCAGTATGGTAACATTAATTACTCAGCGCATAGCTCGAACTTTACAACTACCACTAAAGAATACTTCATTACAAATTTCGGGAGTGGGAAATCAGCACACACAGTACTCCAAGGcatcaataaaaattgtatgTCGACCCACTCATAGCGAAACACCTACGATAACGGCTACAGCTCATATTTTAAAGCATGTTACCGGTTATCTGCCTCTAGGGAAGGTACAGGATATATCACATATGGTAGACCAGTCAACGATCCCCTTAGCTGATCAAGGATACCATACACCAGCTCCAATTGATCTGTTGTTAGGCTCGGATATCCTCGGACAGGTTTTAGATGGGACTAAAGTCTCATTGGGGCCCGGCAGGCCAATAGCCTTCGGCACGATATTTGATTTTGCATTGTTAGGACCCATACACGATTTGTATACTGCTCCTGTAAGCAAAACTGAATCGGCTCACATTGTCAGCGCACAACCAGAACTCGAGGTATCTACACATGACATTCGCAAGAGCCTTGAGAAGTTCTGGGAATCTGAAGAGCCCCAACTTCATGTTGAAACTACCCCTTTGCAAGATCAGTGTGAAGAAATATTCCGCACTACCACTACTCGTAAACCCTCAGGTCAATATACGGTAACTTTACCCTTTTTACATAATATGCCCGAGCTAGGAAGTACCCATGCCATAGCATTGCGCAGGTTTCTTAATCTTGAAAAGAAGTTACAAGCTGACCCATATCTCCGTGTGAAATACATTGATTTCATGGCAGATTATCAGAAGCTGGGTCACATGTCCCCATGCCACCCGAGTACTTTTGCTCATAAACCTCACTTCTATATCCCTCATCATGGCATCTTCAAGTCGGGATCAGACAAGCTACGCACTGTTTTTGATGGTAGCTGTAAAAGCTCAAATGGTGTCAGCCTAAATGACTGTTTACACACTGGTCCAGCTCTTCAACAGGACATTGTCGATATTATCTTGTCGTTTAGAACTCATCCCGTAGTTTTCAGCACTGACATTTGTATGATGTTCAGAAACATACTCATACATCCCGATCAGAGGCGTTACCAGCTCATtctctggcgctcttcgccagATCAGCCTCTGCTTACATATGCCCTAAACACTGTTACATACGGGTTACGATCAAGCCCATATCATGCTATACGCACTTTAATCCAATTAGCGGATGATGAAGGTCATCGCTATCCTGCAGCTGCTCAAGTCCTGCGCAAGTCCATATTCGTCGATGATATTCTCACTGGTCACGATTCTGTAGTAAAGGCTCAAGCTCTCCAAAACGACTTGATTAACTTACTAGCCTTAGGTGGTTTTCAGCTCAGTAAATGGACCTCAAACTGCCCTCAGCTTCTCGAAAGATTTCCCGATGATCAGTGTGACATGCCCAAGAACTTTGACATTAGCCCAGACTCCAACTCCATAAAAGTATTAGGTATACAGTGGATTCCTCAATCGGATGAGTTAACTTATCGTATTTCTCTCCcctcaataaaacaaattaccaaACGCTCAATCCTCAGCACAGTCGCCTCTCTTTATGACCCTAACGGTTGGGTTACTCCTGTTATCTTCCGCGCAAAGCTTCTCCTACAGAAGCTGTGGCTTCTAAAGTTAGAATGGGACGAACACACCCCTGTTGAAGTGCAAACAGAATGGAACCGCATATCACAAGATCTGCCCCAATTGTCAACCCTTCGTTTGCCTCGCCTTATTTGTACAAACAAATTTAAGTCTACTTACTCGCTTCACGGGTTCGCAGACGCCTCAGAGGCAGGTTTTGCTGCCGTTATTTATCTCCATGAACTCGATGAGCACAGATGTGTCAACGTATACCTCGTAATTGCTAAATCACGAGTCGCACCCGTTAAAAATCGTCTTACCATCCCCAAGATGGAGTTATCTGCTGCAAGTCTCTTAACACAGCTTATGATACGTGTCTCGACTCAATTGTTGTCCCATATTACCATAAAGCAACACATATGCTGGTCAGACAGTACCATTGTCCTAGCATGGCTAAACACACCTCCTCATAGACTTCAGGTCTTTGAAGCTAACAGGGTTGCCAAGATAACATCCAATCCAATCACCTCCACATGGAAACATGTTCCTACAAACCTGAACCCTGCAGACTGTGCGAGCAGGGGAATGTCTGCCCAGTCACTATCGGCTCATGATCTTTGGTGGTCTCCTAGCTGGCTGAAGGAGCCTCCTGACACCTGGCCCAAAATGCCTCCTGCTCTAGGCCACCATGCATTACCAGGTCTGAAGCCCAAGAAAGTACCAGCTCATATAGCAGTTCCTGACCTCGACCTTGACTTGCTTACTCGATTCAGTTCTCTCGACAAGCTCGTTGGAGTGACAGCTTGCATAAAACGCTTTATTTTCAATTGTAGACACAACTCAACTGATAGGCGCTCTGGTCCCTTGACAGTTGGAGAACGTAGAGATGCTCTGTTATTCTGGGTTCGCTCTGTTCAACACAATGAGTTTGCGGAAGATATTTACCGTCTTCAGGCAGGCAAGATTTGTACCGTTCGACTTCAGCGTCTTTCACCCTTGATGAAAGATGATCTCTTGAGAGTTGGTGGTCGCCTCACTCATGCGCCAATAAGATACGATGCTCAGCATCCTCTCGTTCTGCCCAGCTCTAGCCCACTAGTTGATCTCATCGTAGACCACTATCACAGAATAAACTGTCATCCTGGGGCTGACACATTACACGCTATCCTCCGTCAGCAGTTCTGGATACTCTCAGCACGTCGTGTCATCAGGCATCGCGTGTACAAATGCATTAGATGTTTCCGATATCGCGCTCAGGCCAGAGCTCCGTTGATGGCTGATTTGCCCGCAGACAGGGTCACACCCCAGCCAGTATTTAGTCAGGTCTCTACAGATTTTGCTGGCCCGTTTCTCATTAAATCTAGTACTTTACGTAACGCCAAACTCATGAAGGCATACTTTTGTGTCTTTGTTTGCTTATCTACTAAGGCGGTTCACTTGGAACTCGTTTCGTCACTCAGCACTGAAGCGTTTCTTGCTGCAATGCAACGGTTTGTATCGCGTCGCGGTACTCCTACTCTTATCCGTTCTGACTGTGGCACAAATTATGTAGGAGCTAAGAATCATCTCATTGAGGTACAAGATTTTCTCGCGCAAAATAATGACACAATCACGCATAGGCTCGCTAATCAGCACATAACTTGGCTGCTCCAACCGCCCACGGGACCCTGGTTCGGGGGCCTTCATGAAATTGCGGTCAAGAGCACTAAGAAGTTACTTTATCATGTTATAGGTGAACAGCACCTCACGTTTGAagaattttccacacttttaaCTCGAGTCGAGGCAGTACTTAATTCTAGACCTCTCTGTCCACTTTCGTCAGATCCCTCCGACTTTGAGCCACTAACAGCTGGCCACTTTCTTATTGGCCGTCCACTCACCGCTCTTCCTGAGCCATCTTTTGATGATAGGCCATTATCAGCTCTTAAGCGTTTTCAGCTCATCCAAGCTCTCTCTCAGCGTTTTTGGACTCTGTGGACCAAATCCTGTCTCCATACCCTCCAAACCCGCTCCAAATGGCTTTCCACATCCTCACCTCCTCATGTTGGAGAGCTCGTCCTCATCAAAGAGGACAATCAGCCCCCGCTGCAATGGAAACTTGGAAGGATTATCCGCACGTTACCCGGCAAGGATGGAGTGATCAGAGTCGTGGATTTGGACACGAAGCATGGAAGTCTGCGGAGACCTGTGTTCAAGTTAGCCAGGTTGCCGCTGGATTCAGCACATGAAGAAGTTCAGCCCCGGCCGCCCCAGGATGTTCGCGCGACAGCGCGACGTTCGTAA